From Streptomyces griseorubiginosus, one genomic window encodes:
- a CDS encoding ATP-binding protein, with translation MSSPAKHVLRPPIEAVPEAGDAGTAGEPPRRPDPVGARRPPSGGPLVSAALLVACSGEGFARARAFTRETLGGWSIGHRSDDATLVITELAANAVAHAVLRPADGAAEVWLGLSLGPSHLLVTVSDPGDEPPAYTPTDDCSLREHGRGLYIVDALAEEWGWTSRPPAGKTVWAKLSTTPPP, from the coding sequence GTGTCATCACCTGCGAAACATGTGCTCCGGCCGCCGATCGAGGCTGTGCCGGAGGCGGGTGATGCGGGCACGGCCGGTGAGCCCCCGCGGCGCCCGGACCCCGTCGGTGCCCGGCGCCCGCCCTCGGGCGGACCGCTGGTCTCCGCCGCGCTGCTCGTCGCGTGCAGCGGGGAGGGGTTCGCCCGGGCCCGCGCCTTCACCCGCGAGACCCTCGGCGGCTGGTCGATCGGCCACCGCAGCGACGACGCCACCCTCGTCATCACCGAACTCGCGGCCAACGCCGTGGCCCACGCGGTGCTGCGGCCCGCGGACGGTGCGGCCGAGGTGTGGCTGGGGCTGTCCCTGGGCCCCTCCCATCTGCTGGTCACCGTCTCCGACCCCGGGGACGAACCACCCGCGTACACCCCCACCGACGACTGCTCCCTGCGGGAGCACGGCCGGGGGCTGTACATCGTCGACGCCCTGGCGGAGGAGTGGGGCTGGACCTCGCGGCCACCGGCCGGCAAGACCGTCTGGGCCAAGCTGTCGACCACCCCTCCTCCCTGA
- a CDS encoding YkvA family protein, which yields MDTTTALIVVVAVLAALALAVAVGLLVRLVRTRRGLRRAGLPTGPRWVFWGALLYFVLPTDLVPDPVYLDDIGVLLLALRTLRGSPADRAALRLGEGDREASRRP from the coding sequence GTGGATACGACCACAGCACTGATCGTCGTCGTCGCGGTGCTCGCGGCGCTGGCGCTGGCGGTGGCCGTGGGACTGCTGGTACGGCTCGTCAGAACCCGGCGCGGGCTGCGCCGGGCGGGACTTCCCACCGGGCCCCGCTGGGTCTTCTGGGGTGCGCTGCTGTACTTCGTGCTGCCCACCGATCTGGTGCCGGACCCGGTGTATCTCGACGACATCGGTGTCCTGCTGCTCGCCCTGCGCACCCTGCGCGGTTCCCCGGCCGACCGGGCCGCCCTGCGGCTGGGTGAGGGGGACCGGGAGGCCTCGCGCCGACCGTGA
- a CDS encoding ABC transporter ATP-binding protein → MASSLEKPLDHRYRGEHPIRTLAYLFRADRRRLAAAVAVFTVKHSPIWLLPLITASIIDTVVQHQPVSRLWTSVGVILFILLINYPLHVLYVRLLYGSVRRMGTGLRSALCTRMQQLSIGYHSRVSAGVLQAKVVRDVETVEQMVQQTAETGLGATTVLIGGLVIIAVRTPEFVPVFLVVVPAAALVVARLRARLRTHNEHFRHEVETLSSRVTEMTRLIPVTRAHGLENKALRRMDGTLRRLLTSGNRLDLVNGRFGSLAWVVLNVVGVLVLTAAALVSYYGVWGVTAGDVVMLSAFLTTLTNSTTTLAGLAPVITKGLESVRSVGELLQAPELEDNEGKAQVASVRGAVEFQGVGHAYDNGRPAVRDFTLSVTPGETVALVGASGAGKSTVLNLVIGFIRPTEGRLLLDGTDMNTLDLRTYRRFLSVVPQESILFDGTVRENVAYGMDDADEETVRAALRDANALEFVDRLPRGLDTLVGERGARLSGGQRQRLAIARALIRDPRVLVLDEATSALDTRSEALVQQALARLLHGRTTFVVAHRLSTVRGADRIVVLGEGRILETGTHEELLRRGGAYTALHAGQLA, encoded by the coding sequence ATGGCATCGTCGCTGGAGAAACCGCTCGACCACCGCTATCGGGGCGAACACCCGATACGCACACTCGCCTACCTGTTCCGCGCCGACCGCCGCCGACTGGCCGCGGCCGTCGCGGTGTTCACCGTCAAGCACAGCCCGATCTGGCTGCTGCCGCTGATCACCGCGTCCATCATCGACACCGTCGTGCAGCACCAGCCGGTCTCCCGGCTCTGGACCAGCGTCGGCGTCATCCTGTTCATCCTGCTGATCAACTACCCCCTGCACGTCCTCTACGTCCGCCTCCTGTACGGCAGCGTCCGCCGCATGGGAACCGGCCTGCGCTCCGCCCTGTGCACCCGTATGCAGCAGCTGTCCATCGGCTACCACTCACGCGTCAGCGCCGGAGTGCTCCAGGCCAAGGTGGTGCGGGACGTCGAGACCGTCGAGCAGATGGTCCAGCAGACCGCCGAGACCGGCCTCGGCGCCACCACCGTGCTGATCGGCGGACTGGTCATCATCGCCGTACGGACACCGGAGTTCGTGCCCGTCTTCCTCGTCGTGGTGCCCGCCGCCGCCCTCGTGGTCGCCCGGCTCAGGGCCCGGCTGCGCACCCACAACGAGCACTTCCGGCACGAGGTCGAGACCCTCTCCTCCCGGGTCACCGAGATGACCCGCCTCATCCCGGTCACCCGCGCCCACGGCCTGGAGAACAAGGCGCTGCGCCGCATGGACGGCACCCTGCGCCGCCTGCTCACCTCCGGGAACCGCCTCGACCTGGTCAACGGCCGCTTCGGCTCGCTGGCCTGGGTCGTCCTCAACGTGGTCGGCGTGCTCGTCCTGACCGCGGCGGCCCTCGTGTCGTACTACGGCGTCTGGGGCGTCACCGCCGGCGACGTCGTCATGCTCAGCGCCTTCCTGACCACCCTCACCAACTCCACGACCACGCTGGCGGGCCTCGCCCCCGTCATCACCAAGGGCCTGGAATCCGTCCGTTCCGTCGGCGAACTGCTCCAGGCGCCCGAACTGGAGGACAACGAGGGCAAGGCCCAGGTCGCATCGGTGCGCGGGGCCGTCGAGTTCCAGGGCGTGGGACACGCGTACGACAACGGACGGCCCGCAGTACGCGACTTCACCCTCTCCGTCACCCCCGGCGAGACCGTCGCCCTGGTCGGTGCGTCCGGCGCGGGCAAGTCCACCGTCCTCAACCTCGTCATCGGCTTCATCCGGCCCACCGAGGGCCGGCTGCTGCTCGACGGCACCGACATGAACACCCTCGACCTGCGCACCTACCGGCGTTTCCTGTCCGTCGTCCCGCAGGAGTCCATCCTGTTCGACGGCACCGTCCGGGAGAACGTGGCCTACGGCATGGACGACGCCGACGAGGAGACCGTACGGGCCGCCCTGCGCGACGCCAACGCGCTGGAGTTCGTCGACCGGCTGCCGCGGGGCCTCGACACCCTGGTCGGTGAGCGCGGCGCCCGGCTGTCCGGCGGGCAGCGCCAGCGCCTGGCCATCGCCCGGGCCCTGATCCGCGACCCCCGGGTCCTGGTCCTCGACGAGGCGACCTCCGCCCTGGACACCCGCTCCGAGGCGCTCGTCCAGCAGGCGCTCGCCCGGCTGCTGCACGGCCGTACGACCTTCGTCGTGGCCCACCGGCTGTCGACCGTGCGCGGCGCCGACCGGATCGTCGTCCTGGGCGAGGGGCGGATCCTGGAGACCGGAACCCACGAGGAACTCCTGCGCCGCGGCGGCGCCTACACCGCGCTGCACGCCGGTCAGCTCGCCTGA
- the tgmB gene encoding ATP-grasp ribosomal peptide maturase yields the protein MTVLILTCEEDVTADMVVVHLNATGVPVVRLDPADLTDGVALSGEYVHGRFRGHLSAGGRLVGISGLRSIWVRRPGTPAARAAVPSEWLTEESAQALYGMLRGSDARWMNHPDAAARARHKPWQLRLAQRCGLPVPATIVTTFPQAAREFAERYPDLVVKPVSGAHPQDPPRAVPTSRVDPDTDFAAVAFGPTLLQRRVAKRADIRLTVVGETMLAARKATGPDDEVDVRFAPPTSTWQPVDVPPRVATAVREYLRAAELAYGAFDFAEDGDGTWWFLECNQSGQFGFVEVETGQPIAHSIAAWLARPGPEQRSSANGANSAVS from the coding sequence ATGACCGTGTTGATTCTGACCTGCGAAGAGGACGTGACGGCCGACATGGTCGTGGTGCACCTCAACGCCACGGGGGTTCCGGTGGTCCGGCTCGATCCGGCCGATCTCACCGACGGGGTCGCGCTGTCCGGCGAGTACGTGCACGGCCGCTTCCGCGGCCATCTGTCGGCCGGGGGACGCCTGGTGGGCATCTCCGGGCTGCGTTCGATCTGGGTCCGCCGTCCGGGTACGCCCGCGGCGCGGGCCGCCGTGCCCTCGGAGTGGCTGACCGAGGAGTCCGCGCAGGCGCTGTACGGCATGCTGCGGGGCAGTGACGCCCGCTGGATGAACCATCCCGACGCGGCCGCCCGGGCCCGGCACAAGCCCTGGCAGCTACGGCTCGCCCAGCGCTGCGGGCTGCCCGTGCCGGCCACGATCGTGACGACGTTCCCGCAGGCCGCCCGGGAGTTCGCCGAACGCTATCCGGATCTGGTGGTCAAGCCGGTCTCCGGCGCGCATCCGCAGGATCCGCCGCGGGCGGTGCCGACCAGCCGGGTCGACCCGGACACCGACTTCGCGGCCGTCGCGTTCGGTCCCACCCTGCTCCAGCGGCGGGTGGCCAAGCGGGCCGACATACGGCTGACCGTCGTGGGAGAGACGATGCTGGCCGCCCGGAAGGCCACCGGGCCGGACGACGAGGTGGACGTCCGTTTCGCCCCGCCCACCTCCACCTGGCAGCCCGTCGACGTCCCGCCCCGGGTGGCCACGGCCGTCCGGGAGTATCTCCGGGCGGCCGAACTGGCCTACGGCGCCTTCGACTTCGCCGAGGACGGGGACGGGACCTGGTGGTTCCTGGAGTGCAACCAGTCGGGGCAGTTCGGCTTCGTCGAGGTGGAGACCGGTCAGCCCATCGCGCACAGCATCGCGGCATGGCTGGCCCGGCCGGGTCCGGAGCAGCGCTCCTCGGCCAACGGGGCCAACTCGGCGGTGTCCTGA
- the tgmA gene encoding putative ATP-grasp-modified RiPP translates to MQPFALNYARPAAALEATTPYVYDSGRQLNVLMDGRVAARDHALMRELGTTTSTAGSKTHFDD, encoded by the coding sequence ATGCAACCGTTCGCGCTCAACTATGCACGTCCGGCAGCGGCGTTGGAGGCGACCACTCCGTACGTCTACGACTCCGGACGGCAGTTGAACGTGCTCATGGACGGCCGGGTCGCGGCCCGCGACCACGCCCTGATGCGAGAGCTGGGGACCACCACCTCGACGGCGGGCTCCAAGACCCACTTCGACGACTGA
- a CDS encoding DUF5133 domain-containing protein, giving the protein MLVPDPKAVRTLLTRYASLRIAQAERERPATARELADVSYTLCVMMGTTDVGEAVARADALLPAVGRTDPEGESGLPLAV; this is encoded by the coding sequence GTGCTCGTGCCGGACCCGAAGGCCGTCAGAACGCTGCTGACCCGCTACGCGTCACTGAGGATCGCGCAGGCGGAGCGGGAGAGGCCGGCGACGGCCCGTGAGCTGGCCGACGTCAGCTACACACTGTGCGTGATGATGGGCACCACCGACGTCGGTGAGGCGGTCGCCAGGGCGGACGCCCTGCTGCCGGCCGTGGGACGTACGGATCCCGAAGGGGAGAGCGGCCTGCCACTGGCCGTCTGA
- a CDS encoding SAM-dependent methyltransferase gives MSTGKKLSTSIDASVPTAARMYDHYLGGKDNYAADRAACEELDKVVPSTRRLAVNNRRFLQRVVRTLTQEHGIRQFLDHGSGLPTQDNVHQVAQRIDPTSHVVYVDNDPMVLVHGRALLEQDDRTAVIHADMRETEAIFAHEDTRRLIDFSQPVAVLFNSVMHCIPDSDTDGPAALAARVRERLAPGSFMVMCQLVSEDPEVRAFVTDFMDKATQGHWGRVREEKDVAEWFDGLEILEPGLVEVSTWRPDSEVAPRQLTHEWIEFGGVGRLP, from the coding sequence ATGAGCACCGGTAAGAAGCTGTCCACCTCGATCGACGCCTCCGTGCCCACGGCCGCGCGTATGTACGACCACTATCTGGGCGGCAAGGACAACTACGCGGCCGACCGCGCCGCCTGCGAGGAACTCGACAAGGTCGTCCCCAGCACCCGCAGGCTCGCCGTGAACAACCGGCGCTTCCTCCAGCGGGTGGTGCGGACCCTCACGCAGGAGCACGGCATCCGGCAGTTCCTCGACCACGGCTCCGGCCTGCCCACGCAGGACAACGTCCACCAGGTCGCCCAGCGCATCGACCCCACCTCGCACGTCGTCTACGTCGACAACGACCCGATGGTCCTGGTGCACGGCCGGGCGCTGCTGGAGCAGGACGATCGCACCGCCGTCATCCACGCGGACATGCGGGAGACCGAGGCGATCTTCGCGCACGAGGACACCCGGCGGCTGATCGACTTCTCGCAGCCGGTGGCCGTGCTGTTCAACTCGGTCATGCACTGCATCCCCGACAGCGACACCGACGGGCCTGCCGCCCTGGCCGCCCGGGTGCGCGAGCGGCTCGCGCCGGGCAGCTTCATGGTGATGTGCCAGCTGGTCAGCGAGGACCCCGAAGTCCGCGCCTTCGTCACCGACTTCATGGACAAGGCGACCCAGGGGCACTGGGGCCGGGTGCGTGAGGAGAAGGACGTCGCCGAGTGGTTCGACGGCCTGGAGATCCTCGAGCCCGGCCTCGTGGAGGTCTCCACCTGGCGCCCCGACTCCGAGGTGGCCCCCCGTCAGCTCACCCACGAGTGGATCGAGTTCGGCGGAGTCGGCCGACTGCCCTGA
- a CDS encoding DUF397 domain-containing protein → MPPVQNGVRASSLDARWVKSRHSNAEGNCVEVASLVDGGVAVRNSRYPDGPALVYTPAEVAAFVAGAKDGEFDHLL, encoded by the coding sequence GTGCCACCAGTGCAGAACGGAGTGCGGGCGAGCTCGCTCGACGCCCGCTGGGTCAAGAGCCGCCACAGCAACGCCGAGGGCAACTGCGTCGAAGTGGCCTCACTGGTCGACGGTGGTGTCGCGGTGCGCAACTCCCGCTATCCGGACGGCCCCGCGCTGGTCTACACCCCGGCCGAGGTAGCGGCGTTCGTGGCCGGCGCGAAGGACGGTGAGTTCGACCACCTGCTGTGA
- a CDS encoding GlxA family transcriptional regulator, with translation MHSVAVLALDDVVPFDMAAPMQVFDWTHLPDGRPGYRVRLCAESEEVRADGGFALRVEHGLDALTEADTIIVPGRSPVAGPPSPRVLAALRDAAAAGTRIASVCVGAFVLAEAGLLDGLRATTHWVAADDLARRFPAVEVQPDVLYVDNGQILTSAGAAAALDMCLHMIRRDLGSAVAAHAARMSVMPLEREGGQAQFIVYDHPPVPRGSTLEPVLEWVEDNLAHEITLGAMAARSGMSERTFSRRFREQTGSTPLQWLLRARVRRAQYLLENTSHPVERVARQAGFGSPTAFRERFRRVVGTTPQAYRAAFHAKDAVPAAAGS, from the coding sequence ATGCATTCCGTGGCGGTCCTGGCTCTCGACGACGTGGTGCCCTTCGACATGGCGGCTCCCATGCAGGTGTTCGACTGGACGCACCTGCCCGACGGCCGCCCCGGCTACCGGGTCCGGCTGTGCGCCGAGTCGGAAGAGGTCCGCGCGGACGGGGGGTTCGCCCTGCGGGTCGAGCACGGGCTCGACGCCCTCACGGAGGCGGACACGATCATCGTGCCGGGCCGCTCCCCCGTGGCGGGACCGCCGTCCCCGCGCGTCCTGGCCGCGCTGCGGGACGCGGCGGCGGCCGGGACCCGGATCGCGTCCGTGTGCGTGGGCGCGTTCGTACTGGCCGAGGCCGGACTCCTGGACGGACTGCGCGCCACCACCCACTGGGTGGCCGCCGACGACCTCGCACGGCGTTTCCCCGCCGTCGAGGTCCAGCCCGACGTGCTGTACGTGGACAACGGTCAGATCCTCACCTCGGCCGGCGCGGCCGCCGCCCTCGACATGTGTCTGCACATGATCCGCCGGGACCTGGGCTCTGCCGTGGCCGCGCACGCCGCCCGGATGTCGGTCATGCCGCTGGAACGGGAGGGCGGACAGGCCCAGTTCATCGTGTACGACCATCCGCCGGTGCCCCGCGGTTCGACGCTGGAGCCGGTGCTGGAGTGGGTGGAGGACAATCTGGCCCACGAGATCACCCTGGGGGCGATGGCGGCACGGTCGGGGATGAGCGAGCGCACCTTCAGCCGCCGCTTCCGCGAGCAGACGGGCAGCACACCCCTGCAATGGTTGCTGCGGGCCCGGGTGCGGCGCGCCCAGTACCTGCTGGAGAACACCTCGCACCCGGTCGAACGGGTCGCGCGGCAGGCGGGGTTCGGCTCTCCCACGGCGTTCCGGGAACGGTTCCGCCGGGTGGTCGGCACCACTCCGCAGGCGTACCGGGCGGCCTTCCACGCGAAGGACGCGGTCCCGGCGGCGGCGGGTTCGTGA
- a CDS encoding helix-turn-helix transcriptional regulator, producing the protein MSAASHRISRLEPYLDRSEPAPTLLKMLVGVQLAGFREDAGLAQDQAARALGFSPAKLSRIESGKGRRPPSESDVRALLELYGTEDYESSVLLKLLQRAGEPGWWQRYDKRLMPEWFDRLVGLQEAAAAIRTFEIQYVPGLLQTPDYTRAVVERGLPTAPASEVNRRVELRTRRAQLLLRPDAPQLWAVIDESVLLRVLGSREVMREQLAHLVAMAQRPNVTLQIIPLDVTNASAPAIPITYLRFGGLDLPDVVYLEHIKSANFLEDRDETEEYRLALDRLADDALEPRDSLERLRETMEQRYGG; encoded by the coding sequence ATGTCTGCCGCGTCCCACCGCATCTCCCGCCTGGAACCGTACCTGGACCGGTCCGAACCGGCTCCTACGCTGCTGAAGATGCTGGTCGGCGTCCAGTTGGCGGGTTTCCGCGAGGATGCCGGGCTCGCCCAGGACCAGGCGGCGCGGGCCCTCGGATTCAGCCCCGCCAAGCTGTCCCGCATCGAGTCGGGCAAGGGCCGCAGGCCCCCGTCCGAGAGCGACGTCCGCGCCCTCCTGGAGCTGTACGGCACCGAGGACTACGAGTCCTCGGTGCTCCTCAAGCTGCTCCAGCGGGCCGGTGAGCCGGGCTGGTGGCAGCGCTACGACAAGCGGCTGATGCCGGAGTGGTTCGACCGGCTGGTGGGGCTCCAGGAGGCGGCCGCGGCCATTCGTACCTTCGAGATCCAGTACGTCCCCGGACTGCTCCAGACTCCCGACTACACCCGTGCGGTGGTGGAGCGGGGCCTGCCGACCGCGCCCGCGAGCGAGGTGAACCGGCGCGTCGAACTGCGCACCCGGCGCGCGCAGTTGCTGCTGCGCCCGGACGCCCCGCAGCTGTGGGCGGTGATCGACGAGTCCGTGCTGCTGCGGGTGCTGGGCAGCCGGGAGGTCATGCGGGAGCAGCTCGCGCACCTCGTCGCGATGGCCCAGCGGCCCAATGTGACCTTGCAGATCATCCCGTTGGACGTGACGAACGCCTCCGCCCCGGCCATCCCGATCACGTATCTGCGCTTCGGTGGCCTCGATCTGCCGGACGTCGTCTATCTGGAGCACATCAAGAGCGCCAACTTCCTGGAGGACCGGGACGAGACGGAGGAGTACCGCCTCGCCCTGGACCGCCTGGCGGACGACGCGCTCGAACCCCGGGACTCACTGGAGCGGTTGCGCGAGACGATGGAACAGCGCTACGGCGGCTGA